From the genome of Alosa alosa isolate M-15738 ecotype Scorff River chromosome 18, AALO_Geno_1.1, whole genome shotgun sequence, one region includes:
- the mdh1ab gene encoding malate dehydrogenase 1Ab, NAD (soluble): protein MSDPIKVLVTGAAGQIAYSLLYSIAKGDVFGKEQPIILVLLDITPMMPVLDGVVMELQDCALPLLREVIPTDKEEVGFKDLDVAILVGSMPRRDGMERKDLLKANVAIFKAQGSALDKYAKKTVKVLVVGNPANTNCLIAAKSAPSIPKENFSCLTRLDHNRARSQVAMRCGIPADSVKNVIIWGNHSSTQYPDVHHCKVNIKGKDEAAFDVVADDAWLKGDFISTVQQRGAAVIKARKLSSAMSAAKAICDHMRDIWIGTADGEFISMGVYSSGNSYGVPDDLIYSFPVTIKNKSWKIVDALPINEFSRAKMDATAAELVEERDTAVAFLSA, encoded by the exons ATG TCTGACCCAATTAAAGTGTTGGTGACCGGCGCCGCTGGGCAGATTGCCTATTCTCTCCTTTACAGCATTGCAAAGGGAGATGTCTTCGGCAAAGAACAG CCCATCATCCTTGTCCTGTTGGACATTACACCCATGATGCCAGTTCTGGATGGTGTTGTTATGGAATTGCAGGACTGTGCCCTCCCACTTCTGAGAG AGGTCATTCCCACCGACAAAGAGGAGGTCGGTTTCAAGGACCTTGACGTTGCCATCTTGGTGGGCTCTATGCCCAGACGGGATGGCATGGAGAGGAAGGATCTACTGAAGGCCAACGTTGCCATCTTCAAGGCCCAGGGATCAGCCCTGGACAAGTATGCAAAGAAAACTGTCAAG gTCCTTGTCGTCGGCAACCCAGCTAACACCAACTGCCTGATTGCTGCCAAGTCCGCCCCATCCATCCCCAAGGAAAACTTCTCCTGCCTGACCCGTCTGGACCATAACAGGGCCCGCTCTCAG GTGGCAATGCGCTGTGGCATTCCAGCAGACAGTGTGAAGAATGTGATCATCTGGGGCAACCACTCCTCTACCCAATACCCTGATGTACACCACTGCAAGGTTAACATTAAGGGCAAAGATGAGGCAGCCTTTGATGTAGTGGCGGATGATGCCTGGCTAAAGGGAGACTTCATCTCT ACAGTCCAGCAGCGTGGAGCTGCGGTGATCAAGGCCAGGAAGCTGTCCAGCGCCATGTCTGCTGCTAAGGCCATCTGCGACCACATGAGGGACATCTGGATCGGCACTGCTGAT GGTGAGTTTATTTCAATGGGTGTCTACTCCTCTGGCAACTCTTATGGTGTTCCTGATGACCTAATCTACTCATTCCCTGTTACTATCAAG AATAAGAGCTGGAAGATTGTTGATGCACTGCCAATCAACGAGTTCTCCCGCGCCAAGATGGACGCCACTGCAGCTGAACTGGTAGAGGAGAGGGACACAGCAGTCGCCTTCTTGTCCGCTTGA